Genomic DNA from Choristoneura fumiferana chromosome 16, NRCan_CFum_1, whole genome shotgun sequence:
GGATAGTTGGCGAGCGTTCAAGGAGTACGGAGTCGCTCCTCGGATCAGTAAAGCATCAGCTATAGCTGCGTTGCCAGTAGAGCAAGCGGCTGTGAGTGCCGTCTCTCCTGTCACTGGACAAATGCCGTCAGGCTGGAAAAAAAAGAGTTGATTTAAATATCGTTATATTCAAATACCCATGCTTGTGAATGTTGGCTTGCACATGTATGTTTTTCTCTTAAAacggaaatattattttaaacgtgCCTGAAATTACTgataaactatttaatttattgttgtttactgAATTTGTTATTCAACTCACTATTAATTCAGCAGTATCCAGCAAATATTCCACAATGTCCAAATGACCATTTTGCGCCGCACCAATGAGCGCATGCCTTGAACCAGGTACCATCTGTTCGATGTTATCGTCGAAGTCCAGTGGACTTCTATCGTCTCTACCAGTTTGGCATCCCAAGAGATATATCACTGTATCTCTATGCCCATTCTTGGCTGCGTGCACGAGGGGAGTCTGCTCTGCTGTATCAGTGTGACTTAGTGATGCACCTGAAAAagcaaaaagttaaataattattCCAAGAAGCATTTAACTTGAAGTGATTTGCTCGCTTAGTGTAAACTTGTATAAAACGTTGTGTTGAATGACAAAGTTACAACACAGtgacaaaataatttatacttTACCTGTTGCTATAAGCCTTCGTGCCACGTCGGTATGCCCTCTCTGACACGCTAAAGATAATGCCGTGCATCCTTGAGAATTAGTCATTTCTAGATCAGCCCCGAATTCCAGCAGTAGACCAACCATTGATAATATGCCTTGGTACGCATACATGCACAGCAATGGAGCGTTTCCGAGGCAATCAGTGATCTGATTTGGAGAGCCGCCTGCCAACAGCATTAACCTAGACACCTTGACATTTGGTGTGTAGATATTTCTCAAGTTGGCGATAGACTCGCCAACATTTGCCGAGCTGGTAGCGACCAAATTTGCCTGCAAGTCTCTTGGACACAATCCTAACTGTGCAGGACCTAGGTTTCTATACATATGCGCTTTTAGGATGTGATGTCCCAGCTCCATTGATTTTTCTGGGTCTAAAGGCGCTTGTACTCTAGCTAATCGGAATGCAATCCCGCAATGTCCCGCTCTCAAATCGCAGAGGAACTTCGGACTTTCATTATCTTCTCGCCTCATCAACCATTCCCTGAACGATGGATGGAAAAACATGTAGGTGTTGTCAATTCTCTTCACTAAGAAATCTGCTAAACTGTCAAATCTGTGACAGAATTCATCCCATGGAAGAAACTTGTCAACCAATAACGAATTTACCGAGTAATAAATCTCCACTAATGTAAGCGGATACAATGCTGCTAAACAGACGCTTAGAATGTGAGTAACCTTTTCGAAAGACTGAACTGTTGGAAATCTTAAATTGAACTGAAGTAAGAATATCTGAGCCAAAGATATGGGTACCACTTTGTAGTTTGTCGATTTTACTACAATGTGACTTCTTTCGAGTAGGTCTAGTATTAACTTTAGGAACAAGAACGATCCTTGGCTTAGATGTAGGACATACTGCGCGAATTTCATCACTGAGTTATGAACGCCTTCCATTTTCCCCGTCGAACATTTTATGTTAGTCTCTATTATTGGCGCGTTTTGTACTCTCATGTTGAAGTATTCTAATAGGTCTTTGTGTACATTATCCGATTCATCCAAACTGAGTCTAGAATAAGGTAGTTGTTTAGTCAATTCTATGAATTGAGTCCTGACTGTTGCAACAACTTTGAGCCAAGAAGGCATCTCTGTGATATGCTTTGCTAAGAACGACGCTATAGTGTGTCCATGGTCTGGTCTATGGTATTCGGCTTCGCACAGACCATCGATGAGAATGATACTATTGGATCTGTCTATACTTCCGTTGCGCCTCAGAATGATAAGCGGCTCTATGATTCCTCTCATAAAGGCAAGATCAGGATCTGCTATGCATTCCTTAAGAGATAGACACCCTAGTAAGTGAGGTTCACTGAGAAGATATTCTCTGTAAGATTGTAATCTTGGCGCTTGGCAGAGTTGTGCTGCTAAGGAGTGGACAAACTCCCCAACTAAGCACGTACTGTTGTTGTCAGCCTGTAAAGAAAAACatgataaataaattgattaagtCCATACCAGCCTATTCTTTATATGCCCTTctgttgggcaaaggcctcgTTTTAGAATGAGAGGGATTTTGGTCAAGTTTAGATAAAGTTGTATATCTTAAGTTGTCAATACTGTCTGTCAGTAAATATCATATCCGTTATCTGTTTGTATGGACTTATTGTCTTGTGAGGTCAAGGTTGGCCTTACCTGGCAAAAATGGTACGCAACGACGTGTGAAGCAAGATGTGTGCACATCCCCGCAGTCAGCTCTTCGGGCAGCACCTCCCTAATGTCTGACTGTTCCCTCAACTCCTCATAATCGTAGTTCCGCTTCCTGCCGAAACAGGAATACTGCACCAACTGGAGAATCAGGGCGGTTTTGCCTGTGCCTGGAGAGCCAGAAATGAGGATGCCTGAAAGAATAGGAAAAGTGTGATTTAGAAAAGGGCTTTCTTTTCTCCATTCTGCCTTCTATAAATTTATGGATTCAGTAATTTAACAGCAtcatatcaaaatattaatgtTGCTGCAATGGTTTACATGACGATAAGTGATTTGTTTTTACAAATTGATAGGTATCTACATCAGAAGATTTTACAATAGGTATATTGTCAATCCAGAGGGTCAAGATGTAATATATCTTATGGCTGTAATTTCTTTTATTGACTTTAATATTGTTGGACCTATCCTCAAACATACCCGATGAACTAGACTCCAAAGCCTTCTCCATATCTCTCATCAGCCACTGCCTTCCGGAGAAGCATCCCTGGTTATCCGTCGAAGGTACTTCGAAGAACAGGGGTCGTAACGTAAGTTGAGGCGAAGGGTGGACCTTCTTGTTTTCAGAAGACGTTGATGATTGCTTGCTGCTGACTCGGGCAGAACGTCGCGCTGCGGTTTTTCTGTTTTTGAAAAACCCACTCGACATCCGCGTCAACTCTTCTGATCTTCCATTTTGTAATGCTGTAACAAGTATTAATTGAATGATATAATCCACAcagatatttgtttgttcttttgGCCGTATGTCGTGTGCTTTACGTATACTCCATTAAGTGACCAAAGACTTTATTGTCTATTCGTTAACCCACTTGGTATCACAATCGATTTCATAACTTCATATTGTCACAAGAGCTATCCTAACTTTAGCTATGATGAGGATTGAAAGTGATGCTGAATGCTATCGCGAGCAACCTCAcgatagacaatacggcctctggcatCGTCTACTAGCCTCAGATGTTGACTATCGTCTTAACTTTACCATTTTGATGGACCAATAGAATTTCGATCCACCTAAGAACATTCTCACAGTGCTCATACACACCTTAACTTGGACTATGATAGCTGCAGGTACACCTTGTAAGTCACTGGCCCACGTTGGTCAACTGATTCGATCGATCAGGGATCACAGAACTGATTTAGGACGAACAAATTTCTTAGGCTTTCTACGGTATTTTACTAGCGCCGTTTCTTACTCCAATATTTCCAAGGCCGGGTTCATTGCTTTCCAGAGTCGCTCAGTGGGATTGTGTGTGTACGATTAAAGTATCTGAACTTACTGTTAACCGAATGCCGTCTGCTGCCGGGGCTGGATGAGGAGCAGTTGCTAGCCGCAGACAATGACATGGACGCGAGAGAGCCGAGGGAATCACGGCCCAGAGGCGTCGCTGCTTCCACCTCCGACGAGCCTGTTAGAGTTGACACCTGGAATgaaaattgttaaattttagTGTGCTGTTTGTAAACAGTGACTTGTTAGAGGATAGCTgggaaaattaataattaagtgAAAAAATGGGGTCCCTTGAATTCGCCTCAAGCCAGTTTTATCTGTGTATGATGACAATATTTAATTACTGGTAAAGCTTAAAAATCTCCCTCAGCAACCTAAAGTTGTTTAAAAGGCATTTCGCCTTACGTAACtattaatatttgtaaaataattaaaagcacaAGCACAACAATTTAAAATAGAATTCTCACGAATTTTCacctcataataattattattacaactTTGTCTTAATAAAGTTGTAATGATCGGTAGAGTCTACTAGTCGAACTAGTCTTCTTGACTAGTGCTAAGCGAAGTGAACGCGTTCGCTTCGGGCGAGAGAGTAAGTGAAGCGAAGTGGGGTGAAGCGAGCGAAGTGCAGCTGGTGCACACCTTGTTGCCCGGCCCGAGCTGGAAGACCaggtgtatgtatgtaggtacaatgTGTTCTTACCGGACTAGTGTTGTGTGAAGCGAGGGTGTGCGCGTCGAGTGAAGCGAGTGAAGTGCAGCTATCGCGCGCTTTATTACGCGAGCGTCGTTCCCCGAGCAGTAGGCCCAAGCGCATGTACAAGTCGTTTTGTCGTCGCTCGAACCCTTGTTTTATGTGGCCACCTTCGTCATCTGGAGAAAGAAAAATAGAATTATACAGAATGTTGTGCGGAATCAAGCGGGGTCCATGGATCGCCACAATAGTGTTGGATAAAACTTGGAAAAGGGatcttaatttgtttttacCACACAAACATGAACATTCACACGTTTCACATCAACTTGAATTTCAAATCATGCCGATATTTACAAGGCTTCAACCAAAAAACCTAGCAGTAAAACGACatacaaaaaacaaataatactcCATGCATAATACATACAATCgtgctgtgaaaaaaaaaacaatagctagcaaacatttcaaaataaaacatgtgaacgacaatttaatttcaaaaaattactcCTTCACACAGATAACAAAGAAAGAATGGGGCCCTTGTTTGGTATCACATTTTCTGATCCACTAAGTTATGTgtgattattaaaattaagtattgtGTTG
This window encodes:
- the rols gene encoding zinc-RING finger and ankyrin repeat domain-containing protein rolling pebbles isoform X1; translated protein: MYSSNEFLHSAGVTRHMQATGEAPSQKTSMKRRSCEVPLGDISYNNFKISLGDITNADDDTNYDCRSLRSVKSNQEDTRSMRYYRPIDSRSVKNFRSSLADISTCSLSRPPSYDQLSRRSVVEGPEAGFTSSIEGVLWSDEEENEYFYHENITTAWNQDLAAIRQLLESETGGTNCPSCNMPFDKGKKRKLIDTCGHERCYACMFRNEACPICARNSQGRRPAMERYTPSPQRQDDWQSPMRLPKPPKQPTNLVQSCPTPPHTRRRFFLSPKSLRSPFAQRASRHSSENHVPLSGLPEEGPRVAAWHSLVFNKIRSLWSAHSSVPQGLNQLTDDEGGHIKQGFERRQNDLYMRLGLLLGERRSRNKARDSCTSLASLDAHTLASHNTSPVSTLTGSSEVEAATPLGRDSLGSLASMSLSAASNCSSSSPGSRRHSVNTLQNGRSEELTRMSSGFFKNRKTAARRSARVSSKQSSTSSENKKVHPSPQLTLRPLFFEVPSTDNQGCFSGRQWLMRDMEKALESSSSGILISGSPGTGKTALILQLVQYSCFGRKRNYDYEELREQSDIREVLPEELTAGMCTHLASHVVAYHFCQADNNSTCLVGEFVHSLAAQLCQAPRLQSYREYLLSEPHLLGCLSLKECIADPDLAFMRGIIEPLIILRRNGSIDRSNSIILIDGLCEAEYHRPDHGHTIASFLAKHITEMPSWLKVVATVRTQFIELTKQLPYSRLSLDESDNVHKDLLEYFNMRVQNAPIIETNIKCSTGKMEGVHNSVMKFAQYVLHLSQGSFLFLKLILDLLERSHIVVKSTNYKVVPISLAQIFLLQFNLRFPTVQSFEKVTHILSVCLAALYPLTLVEIYYSVNSLLVDKFLPWDEFCHRFDSLADFLVKRIDNTYMFFHPSFREWLMRREDNESPKFLCDLRAGHCGIAFRLARVQAPLDPEKSMELGHHILKAHMYRNLGPAQLGLCPRDLQANLVATSSANVGESIANLRNIYTPNVKVSRLMLLAGGSPNQITDCLGNAPLLCMYAYQGILSMVGLLLEFGADLEMTNSQGCTALSLACQRGHTDVARRLIATGASLSHTDTAEQTPLVHAAKNGHRDTVIYLLGCQTGRDDRSPLDFDDNIEQMVPGSRHALIGAAQNGHLDIVEYLLDTAELIPDGICPVTGETALTAACSTGNAAIADALLIRGATPYSLNARQLSPLALAAKNGRTALVLRLLDSGADVMGSGGKIPLILAAAEGHADVIEMLLENGADPDAVDADGISALGWACLRSRIPTVVTLIDKGATIDQPDGSGRTPLGLACGGSAELVEILLEKGASLEKVDHSGLRPLDRAIGQRNVPVVNCFLRKGAKLGPTTWVMASGKPEFMLILLNKLLEDGNMLYRKNRPSEAAHRYQYALKKVNPLISDEGLTTPATPVPHEHISAFVQLKTNLLLNLSRCKRKLNEPSEALDLAARASVLRPNAFECAYAMARAILALNKPSEALPHARRALLLAPSSDLPTVRTLKALQSEILSRINAGTHSLNGDNRSLRNFDTISLNMP
- the rols gene encoding zinc-RING finger and ankyrin repeat domain-containing protein rolling pebbles isoform X3, producing MNSKKLECFNDDDSVDEKLNLSFLDLAAIRQLLESETGGTNCPSCNMPFDKGKKRKLIDTCGHERCYACMFRNEACPICARNSQGRRPAMERYTPSPQRQDDWQSPMRLPKPPKQPTNLVQSCPTPPHTRRRFFLSPKSLRSPFAQRASRHSSENHVPLSGLPEEGPRVAAWHSLVFNKIRSLWSAHSSVPQGLNQLTDDEGGHIKQGFERRQNDLYMRLGLLLGERRSRNKARDSCTSLASLDAHTLASHNTSPVSTLTGSSEVEAATPLGRDSLGSLASMSLSAASNCSSSSPGSRRHSVNTLQNGRSEELTRMSSGFFKNRKTAARRSARVSSKQSSTSSENKKVHPSPQLTLRPLFFEVPSTDNQGCFSGRQWLMRDMEKALESSSSGILISGSPGTGKTALILQLVQYSCFGRKRNYDYEELREQSDIREVLPEELTAGMCTHLASHVVAYHFCQADNNSTCLVGEFVHSLAAQLCQAPRLQSYREYLLSEPHLLGCLSLKECIADPDLAFMRGIIEPLIILRRNGSIDRSNSIILIDGLCEAEYHRPDHGHTIASFLAKHITEMPSWLKVVATVRTQFIELTKQLPYSRLSLDESDNVHKDLLEYFNMRVQNAPIIETNIKCSTGKMEGVHNSVMKFAQYVLHLSQGSFLFLKLILDLLERSHIVVKSTNYKVVPISLAQIFLLQFNLRFPTVQSFEKVTHILSVCLAALYPLTLVEIYYSVNSLLVDKFLPWDEFCHRFDSLADFLVKRIDNTYMFFHPSFREWLMRREDNESPKFLCDLRAGHCGIAFRLARVQAPLDPEKSMELGHHILKAHMYRNLGPAQLGLCPRDLQANLVATSSANVGESIANLRNIYTPNVKVSRLMLLAGGSPNQITDCLGNAPLLCMYAYQGILSMVGLLLEFGADLEMTNSQGCTALSLACQRGHTDVARRLIATGASLSHTDTAEQTPLVHAAKNGHRDTVIYLLGCQTGRDDRSPLDFDDNIEQMVPGSRHALIGAAQNGHLDIVEYLLDTAELIPDGICPVTGETALTAACSTGNAAIADALLIRGATPYSLNARQLSPLALAAKNGRTALVLRLLDSGADVMGSGGKIPLILAAAEGHADVIEMLLENGADPDAVDADGISALGWACLRSRIPTVVTLIDKGATIDQPDGSGRTPLGLACGGSAELVEILLEKGASLEKVDHSGLRPLDRAIGQRNVPVVNCFLRKGAKLGPTTWVMASGKPEFMLILLNKLLEDGNMLYRKNRPSEAAHRYQYALKKVNPLISDEGLTTPATPVPHEHISAFVQLKTNLLLNLSRCKRKLNEPSEALDLAARASVLRPNAFECAYAMARAILALNKPSEALPHARRALLLAPSSDLPTVRTLKALQSEILSRINAGTHSLNGDNRSLRNFDTISLNMP
- the rols gene encoding zinc-RING finger and ankyrin repeat domain-containing protein rolling pebbles isoform X2, which produces MYSSNEFLHSAGVTRHMQATGEAPSQKTSMKRRSCEVPLGDISYNNFKISLGDITNADDDTNYDCRSLRSVKSNQEDTRSMRYYRPIDSRSVKNFRSSLADISTCSLSRPPSYDQLSRRSVVEGPEAGFTSSIEGVLWSDEEENEYFYHENITTAWNQDLAAIRQLLESETGGTNCPSCNMPFDKGKKRKLIDTCGHERCYACMFRNEACPICARNSQGRRPAMERYTPSPQRQDDWQSPMRLPKPPKQPTNLVQSCPTPPHTRRRFFLSPKSLRSPFAQRASRHSSENHVPLSDDEGGHIKQGFERRQNDLYMRLGLLLGERRSRNKARDSCTSLASLDAHTLASHNTSPVSTLTGSSEVEAATPLGRDSLGSLASMSLSAASNCSSSSPGSRRHSVNTLQNGRSEELTRMSSGFFKNRKTAARRSARVSSKQSSTSSENKKVHPSPQLTLRPLFFEVPSTDNQGCFSGRQWLMRDMEKALESSSSGILISGSPGTGKTALILQLVQYSCFGRKRNYDYEELREQSDIREVLPEELTAGMCTHLASHVVAYHFCQADNNSTCLVGEFVHSLAAQLCQAPRLQSYREYLLSEPHLLGCLSLKECIADPDLAFMRGIIEPLIILRRNGSIDRSNSIILIDGLCEAEYHRPDHGHTIASFLAKHITEMPSWLKVVATVRTQFIELTKQLPYSRLSLDESDNVHKDLLEYFNMRVQNAPIIETNIKCSTGKMEGVHNSVMKFAQYVLHLSQGSFLFLKLILDLLERSHIVVKSTNYKVVPISLAQIFLLQFNLRFPTVQSFEKVTHILSVCLAALYPLTLVEIYYSVNSLLVDKFLPWDEFCHRFDSLADFLVKRIDNTYMFFHPSFREWLMRREDNESPKFLCDLRAGHCGIAFRLARVQAPLDPEKSMELGHHILKAHMYRNLGPAQLGLCPRDLQANLVATSSANVGESIANLRNIYTPNVKVSRLMLLAGGSPNQITDCLGNAPLLCMYAYQGILSMVGLLLEFGADLEMTNSQGCTALSLACQRGHTDVARRLIATGASLSHTDTAEQTPLVHAAKNGHRDTVIYLLGCQTGRDDRSPLDFDDNIEQMVPGSRHALIGAAQNGHLDIVEYLLDTAELIPDGICPVTGETALTAACSTGNAAIADALLIRGATPYSLNARQLSPLALAAKNGRTALVLRLLDSGADVMGSGGKIPLILAAAEGHADVIEMLLENGADPDAVDADGISALGWACLRSRIPTVVTLIDKGATIDQPDGSGRTPLGLACGGSAELVEILLEKGASLEKVDHSGLRPLDRAIGQRNVPVVNCFLRKGAKLGPTTWVMASGKPEFMLILLNKLLEDGNMLYRKNRPSEAAHRYQYALKKVNPLISDEGLTTPATPVPHEHISAFVQLKTNLLLNLSRCKRKLNEPSEALDLAARASVLRPNAFECAYAMARAILALNKPSEALPHARRALLLAPSSDLPTVRTLKALQSEILSRINAGTHSLNGDNRSLRNFDTISLNMP
- the rols gene encoding zinc-RING finger and ankyrin repeat domain-containing protein rolling pebbles isoform X4, with translation MPFDKGKKRKLIDTCGHERCYACMFRNEACPICARNSQGRRPAMERYTPSPQRQDDWQSPMRLPKPPKQPTNLVQSCPTPPHTRRRFFLSPKSLRSPFAQRASRHSSENHVPLSGLPEEGPRVAAWHSLVFNKIRSLWSAHSSVPQGLNQLTDDEGGHIKQGFERRQNDLYMRLGLLLGERRSRNKARDSCTSLASLDAHTLASHNTSPVSTLTGSSEVEAATPLGRDSLGSLASMSLSAASNCSSSSPGSRRHSVNTLQNGRSEELTRMSSGFFKNRKTAARRSARVSSKQSSTSSENKKVHPSPQLTLRPLFFEVPSTDNQGCFSGRQWLMRDMEKALESSSSGILISGSPGTGKTALILQLVQYSCFGRKRNYDYEELREQSDIREVLPEELTAGMCTHLASHVVAYHFCQADNNSTCLVGEFVHSLAAQLCQAPRLQSYREYLLSEPHLLGCLSLKECIADPDLAFMRGIIEPLIILRRNGSIDRSNSIILIDGLCEAEYHRPDHGHTIASFLAKHITEMPSWLKVVATVRTQFIELTKQLPYSRLSLDESDNVHKDLLEYFNMRVQNAPIIETNIKCSTGKMEGVHNSVMKFAQYVLHLSQGSFLFLKLILDLLERSHIVVKSTNYKVVPISLAQIFLLQFNLRFPTVQSFEKVTHILSVCLAALYPLTLVEIYYSVNSLLVDKFLPWDEFCHRFDSLADFLVKRIDNTYMFFHPSFREWLMRREDNESPKFLCDLRAGHCGIAFRLARVQAPLDPEKSMELGHHILKAHMYRNLGPAQLGLCPRDLQANLVATSSANVGESIANLRNIYTPNVKVSRLMLLAGGSPNQITDCLGNAPLLCMYAYQGILSMVGLLLEFGADLEMTNSQGCTALSLACQRGHTDVARRLIATGASLSHTDTAEQTPLVHAAKNGHRDTVIYLLGCQTGRDDRSPLDFDDNIEQMVPGSRHALIGAAQNGHLDIVEYLLDTAELIPDGICPVTGETALTAACSTGNAAIADALLIRGATPYSLNARQLSPLALAAKNGRTALVLRLLDSGADVMGSGGKIPLILAAAEGHADVIEMLLENGADPDAVDADGISALGWACLRSRIPTVVTLIDKGATIDQPDGSGRTPLGLACGGSAELVEILLEKGASLEKVDHSGLRPLDRAIGQRNVPVVNCFLRKGAKLGPTTWVMASGKPEFMLILLNKLLEDGNMLYRKNRPSEAAHRYQYALKKVNPLISDEGLTTPATPVPHEHISAFVQLKTNLLLNLSRCKRKLNEPSEALDLAARASVLRPNAFECAYAMARAILALNKPSEALPHARRALLLAPSSDLPTVRTLKALQSEILSRINAGTHSLNGDNRSLRNFDTISLNMP